Proteins from a genomic interval of Enterococcus faecium:
- a CDS encoding ArsR/SmtB family transcription factor produces the protein MEKVVNFRSQSFFKLEVNGLPDTQKSKVEKVSQLFKMLSDPTRLKILLYLKDGEQNVTAITQAVEMEQSAVSHQLRLLRENHVVKSHREGKAILYSLDDSHVLDILNQTLKHVEHQ, from the coding sequence ATGGAAAAAGTGGTAAACTTTAGAAGTCAGTCTTTTTTCAAGTTGGAGGTGAATGGATTGCCAGACACGCAAAAATCAAAAGTAGAGAAAGTCAGTCAATTATTCAAAATGTTGAGTGATCCCACTCGTCTTAAAATTCTGCTATATCTGAAAGACGGGGAACAAAATGTGACAGCAATCACCCAAGCAGTGGAAATGGAGCAGTCTGCTGTATCGCATCAACTACGTTTATTAAGAGAAAATCATGTCGTCAAGTCTCATCGCGAGGGAAAAGCGATTTTGTATAGTCTTGATGATTCTCATGTACTGGATATTTTGAACCAGACACTCAAACATGTGGAACATCAATAA